The genome window CCCCTTGTTTTAATAGTGAATATATCTTTAAATTTGTTTCATTTTGAAAACGTGCCTTGTGATTGTATATAAATGAACAAATATTACTATCATTTATTAAATTTAAATATTCATTGTTTTTATGTCTATTAATAGAAATCTTTGAGCCAGATTCGTCATCAGTTTCTGTTTGATTTTTTTTGTCTGGACAAACCAAGCTATCGATATTATCCAAAGCATCCTTTAAGACAAATTTTCTATTTTTTATTATTTCATTTTCAATATCACTCATAATTATATCTACATCTAAATTTTGTTTTCTTGCATACTCTTTGTTAATACCAATGTAAATTAACCTAATTCTTTTTTGTGGAACAGAAAAATTAGTTGCATCATATAACCTATATTTAACCATATAACCTATTTTGTCGAAATCTTCTATTACTTGATTTGCTACTTTTAGCATACCCTTCACATTTTCCATTATTATAAATTTAGGTTTTAAATTATTTACACATTTTGCAAAGTATTTATACAAAACATTTCTAGGATCATCTATAACTCTTTGTTGATTAGCACTACTAAAAGATTGACAAGGTGGGCCACCTATAATTATATCTACTTGAGATTTTACATATTTGTGTATATTTTGAGATATTAATCTTATATCACCATTAATTATACGAGATGAATTTACTTCAGGATGATTAAAACTATAAGTTCTTAAAGCATCTTTATCAATATCATTTGCCATTAATATATTATAACCCATTCTACTAAAACCATAACTAAAACCACCTGCACCGCAAAATAAATCAATAATTGCAGGTGATTTATTTGTTTTTTTTGTCTGCAAAGATTTTCTATATTTGTTTGAAAATTTATCAATAGTATCTGTAAAAAAGTTTTTATTACTTGTATATATAGAAATACTGCTCATCAATCTATTGTAATCTTTTTTTAGTATCTTTTTTAAAATATCAATTTCATATTCATCTTTGATAATTCCCATATATTCTAATTGTTTATATATATCATCATTTTTTAATACTATGGTGTTTAGATTATGTAATTCTTTTGTTTTTTCTGCAAAGCGGTTAATTATTTCAATATTTTCCAAAAAATATTTTTTTTCTTGAGCTGTTTTTAAGTTTGCAACATTTTTAAAAAACATTTTTTACCTCATTTATAAATATTTTTTTAAAATCATAGCTATATATTTAGACATTAAAGGTGGAACGGCATTACCAATTTGTTTAAATTGTTGTGTAATAGAACATGGAAAAATAAAATCATCGGGAAAACTCTGCAATCTTGCAGCTTCTCTTGGAGTAAGACTTCTCTCTTGTGTATAGTCAGGATGAATAAACTGATGACCATCCTTATGCAAGTGTGCAATAATTGTTTTTGATGGAGCATCATAATATTGAACACAATAACTATTATTAAATAACCTTTTTTTTGTATGTACTAAATTTGGCTCATTTTCATATAATTCTAATAAATTCCATTTGTTTTTTGCCATAAGGCGATATCTTTTTCTATCTAATTCATTATTACTTCTAGCAATATGTCCGTGCAAGAGTTTATAATCATTTGTTCTAATTAACTTTAAATAATTTGATTTTTTTACTGGATTATAAACTATAGTTTTCTTTCCCTCTGATGGTTTTAATTTTGGTAAATCAGATATAGCATCTCTCACAGTTGTCTTATCTATTTTTTTTGTAATTTTTTTAAGATCATCATAAATATTCTTGGGTTCAATATTTAAATCTTTTCTTGCACCTATAATAATAACTCTTTTTCTATCTTGTGGAACACCAAAATCAACTGCATTTAACAAAATCACATCTTTATCTTCAATAATTCTATAGTTTTCTTTCATACCATTAAATATGCTTTCTATTATAGAATTACCTTTAATTTTCGTAGATAATATACCACTAACATTTTCAAATACAAAAAATTTTGGTTTAAAGTAATTTAATATATTTAGATAATTTTCATATAAATAATTTCTTGGATCTTTTTTCATGCCAAATGGATCTCTTGCCTTGCCTTGTGATGAAAAAGATTGACAAGGTGGACCACCTACAATTATATCAACACCAGTAGTTTTATTGATATTATTCTCTATTATTTCTATAATATTTTTATCTGTTATATCAGTAGGTTGTATTTTATTAATTTCATTTTGAGAATATCCATAATATCTCATTCTTTCTTGTAGTGTTAAACAAGCATATTTATCAGATTCTATATGAGTAAGAGCCGTGTAACCCTCTTGATAAAAACCCTCTGCCATTCCACCAGCACCCGCGAATAAATCTATAAAAGTTCTTTTTTTCATTATTATATTCTTACCATTTATTCATTCTTTAATAATTTGCAATATATCATCATCTTTTAATTATGATAATATATCAAACCACTTTCATAGTAAGTGACTCATAAATTTCTCTAAATACTCTATATAAACTTTCTGCAATTTTTTTATAATATTTTTAGTTCTCTTACTTTAATACACTTATGAATTTTATAAATAATTTGTGCTAATTTCAAATTTTATATTTTATTATTTTGTGATTATACATTACAAATCATAAAAAAATATAAACTATATAAATTTATTATATTATATCAATTTTATAATTTATTTGTTTTGTAATTATCAATTAATTGAAAACTATTATAAAAGTTATTTAAATTAATAATTTCAAAGACAAAATAGCAAATACAATGTTTAATATGATCTATGAAAATGCAAAATGATATCTAGGTAGTTTTACCAAACTACCTATTTTTACATATACTTTAACAAATTTGTAAATTCCTGAATTTCTTTTTCTTGGTCTAAAATGATTTTTTTAGCAATATCAGTGATAGTTTTGTCTTTAGAGTAAAATAAAATTTGTTTTGAAGCATCTACCGCACCTTGATGATGTGCTATCATCGCTTCTAAAAAGTCTTTATTGATGTTTTTGCTTTCTTTAACCGAGCTCATTAAAATCATCATTTTTTGCATTAACTCTTTTTCTTCTTGAACGAATTTTTTATAAGTTTCTTCATCAATTTGAGTTTTTGTATAAAGATTTTTATCTAAAATTTCTTGAAATTCTTGGATTTCTTTTTCTTGAGCTTTGATGATATTTTGAGCGATTTTTTTCATCTCTTCACTTTTTGTATGCTCTAATAAAAGCTTAGATGAATCAATAGCACCTTGATGATGTGGGATCATATTAGCTAAAAAATCTCTTTCTATGTCATTGCTTTGTACTAAAGGATTTTTCATCATAGGTTCATGCATACTCATCATGATTTGTGATGAAATACTTCCAGAAGCTCCATGATGAGCATGATGAGAATTTGCAGCAAATAAAGCACTTGCTAAAACTAAACTTGAAACTATAGTTTTTATTTTCATTTTTTTCCTTAAATTTTTAATTTAAAATCAAAAATATATAAAAATATCACAAACTAAAATTAACAAAAAAATTCAATTTTTTTTTGTTATAATTTATTTAAAAATACACAAGGATGGAAAATGCTTAGAGAACTACTTGAGATAAAAAAAGAAATGGAACCTATAATTCATGATTGTTCAGTAAAAATTCAAGTAGCCGCAAGAGAAGTAATCGTAAGAAAAAGAGAATATGAAATTTATGGGCCTATGATAGATAGAGTATATCTTGATAATGCCATTTATATTAAAATTTTTGGTAGTGGGCGTGATACAAAAAGTACTAAAGTAGATATTAAAAACGGCCTTTATATGGTGTATGTAGCTCCTGATAAACCAACCAATCAAGAAATAATGAATAAACTAAAAATCGCATTTGAAAGTATAGATAATAAATTCATTTCAAGAATTTTAGAACTCAATAGAAGAATGAAAGAAGTGATCAATAAAACCCAAGCAACTCTAGCAAAAGCATCAAATATGAATGTTTTAATAGAAACTAATCTAGGCGAAGCAAGTGCAGCACATAAGTTTGTAATCACTATCAAATATTTAAAAGATAATCAAAAATTAGAATTAAAAAATTCAAAATCTGCAGGTAGCTTTAGAGATACTAAAAATCACATCAACCTAGTAGTAGAAAAAAACACTGATTCAGCTGTATGTGAAAAACTTTTACATGATGTTGAAATTTATTTCATAGGTAGTGGAAAATAAAATTACTTTTTTACTCTCAAATTTGCTAAATGTGTCAAAGCCACCGCAATAGCATCAGTAATATCAAGTGGCTTAATATCTTTTGAAATTCCAAGCAATCTTTTCACCATAAAAGCTACTTGTTCTTTAGTAGCTTTTGCTTTACCTGTTACGGTTTTTTTTACTTGCAAA of Campylobacter lari contains these proteins:
- a CDS encoding DNA cytosine methyltransferase; protein product: MKKRTFIDLFAGAGGMAEGFYQEGYTALTHIESDKYACLTLQERMRYYGYSQNEINKIQPTDITDKNIIEIIENNINKTTGVDIIVGGPPCQSFSSQGKARDPFGMKKDPRNYLYENYLNILNYFKPKFFVFENVSGILSTKIKGNSIIESIFNGMKENYRIIEDKDVILLNAVDFGVPQDRKRVIIIGARKDLNIEPKNIYDDLKKITKKIDKTTVRDAISDLPKLKPSEGKKTIVYNPVKKSNYLKLIRTNDYKLLHGHIARSNNELDRKRYRLMAKNKWNLLELYENEPNLVHTKKRLFNNSYCVQYYDAPSKTIIAHLHKDGHQFIHPDYTQERSLTPREAARLQSFPDDFIFPCSITQQFKQIGNAVPPLMSKYIAMILKKYL
- a CDS encoding DUF305 domain-containing protein, with amino-acid sequence MKIKTIVSSLVLASALFAANSHHAHHGASGSISSQIMMSMHEPMMKNPLVQSNDIERDFLANMIPHHQGAIDSSKLLLEHTKSEEMKKIAQNIIKAQEKEIQEFQEILDKNLYTKTQIDEETYKKFVQEEKELMQKMMILMSSVKESKNINKDFLEAMIAHHQGAVDASKQILFYSKDKTITDIAKKIILDQEKEIQEFTNLLKYM
- a CDS encoding DNA cytosine methyltransferase, which codes for MFFKNVANLKTAQEKKYFLENIEIINRFAEKTKELHNLNTIVLKNDDIYKQLEYMGIIKDEYEIDILKKILKKDYNRLMSSISIYTSNKNFFTDTIDKFSNKYRKSLQTKKTNKSPAIIDLFCGAGGFSYGFSRMGYNILMANDIDKDALRTYSFNHPEVNSSRIINGDIRLISQNIHKYVKSQVDIIIGGPPCQSFSSANQQRVIDDPRNVLYKYFAKCVNNLKPKFIIMENVKGMLKVANQVIEDFDKIGYMVKYRLYDATNFSVPQKRIRLIYIGINKEYARKQNLDVDIIMSDIENEIIKNRKFVLKDALDNIDSLVCPDKKNQTETDDESGSKISINRHKNNEYLNLINDSNICSFIYNHKARFQNETNLKIYSLLKQGEDSTAETIKDIMPYSIRSHIFKDKYFKLIENEPSRTITAHLKMDCHSHIHPTQIRAITPREAARIQSFPDDYLFFGPYLKTYMQIGNAVPPLMSKVFAKVFKKYL